In Sinorhizobium mexicanum, one DNA window encodes the following:
- a CDS encoding DUF4142 domain-containing protein has product MTIRLTTAAAAIALLLGGNWALAADKPTDPQIAHIAYTAGVIDVEAAKQAIATSKNKAVVEFAESMVRDHESVNKQALDLVKKLNVTPEDNDTSKALSKAAETKRSELAKLTGADFDKAYVENEVAYHKQVNGALETLLIPSAQNAELKSLLETGLKLFQGHQQHAEHVAMELK; this is encoded by the coding sequence ATGACCATACGCTTAACCACCGCGGCTGCTGCAATCGCCCTGTTGCTCGGGGGCAATTGGGCGCTCGCTGCCGACAAGCCGACGGATCCACAGATCGCGCATATCGCCTACACCGCAGGTGTGATCGATGTCGAAGCGGCAAAACAGGCCATTGCAACGTCGAAAAACAAGGCCGTCGTCGAATTCGCCGAGAGCATGGTGCGCGACCACGAGTCGGTGAACAAGCAGGCGCTCGATCTCGTCAAGAAGCTCAATGTTACGCCCGAGGACAACGACACCAGCAAAGCTCTGTCGAAGGCGGCCGAAACCAAGCGTTCGGAACTGGCGAAGCTGACGGGGGCTGACTTCGACAAGGCCTATGTCGAGAACGAGGTCGCGTACCACAAGCAGGTCAATGGCGCGCTGGAAACCCTGCTGATCCCTTCTGCGCAGAACGCCGAGCTCAAGTCCCTGCTTGAGACCGGGCTGAAGCTGTTCCAGGGTCATCAGCAGCACGCCGAGCATGTCGCGATGGAGCTGAAATGA
- a CDS encoding TetR/AcrR family transcriptional regulator, with product MQKSDQDPRKSESSPTRSRGRRRAFDREAALAQATRLFWLKGFEATSMVDLTEAMGIGSPSLYAAFGSKEALYAEALEFYHQSNEALVWAGFFSAATAREAVASLLMDSAAALTGCVADLPLGCMVTLSSVGSEGHAQLGERVRTARAATLERLEARFGRAIEDGEVPAATDIHALARFVQTIQFGMSILARDGVGRAELEVVAQVALTCWDARTMPLPES from the coding sequence ATGCAGAAATCTGACCAAGACCCTCGGAAATCCGAATCCTCGCCTACTCGCTCGCGGGGCCGCCGTCGCGCGTTTGATCGCGAAGCCGCCTTGGCTCAGGCCACCCGCCTTTTCTGGCTCAAGGGTTTCGAGGCCACCTCGATGGTCGATCTGACCGAGGCGATGGGGATCGGGTCGCCCAGCCTTTATGCGGCCTTCGGCTCGAAGGAGGCGCTTTATGCGGAGGCGCTCGAATTTTATCACCAGAGCAACGAGGCGCTGGTGTGGGCTGGGTTCTTCTCCGCGGCCACGGCGCGCGAGGCGGTCGCCTCCTTACTCATGGACTCCGCTGCCGCCCTGACGGGCTGTGTCGCGGATCTTCCGCTGGGCTGCATGGTGACGCTCTCCTCTGTCGGCAGCGAGGGCCATGCGCAACTCGGCGAACGTGTTCGTACCGCGCGCGCCGCAACGCTCGAGCGCCTGGAGGCGCGCTTCGGCCGGGCCATCGAGGATGGCGAAGTTCCAGCCGCGACCGACATCCATGCGCTCGCTCGCTTCGTGCAGACCATTCAGTTCGGCATGTCCATCCTGGCGCGCGACGGGGTCGGACGCGCCGAACTGGAAGTGGTTGCGCAGGTCGCGCTGACGTGCTGGGACGCTCGCACCATGCCGCTTCCAGAATCTTGA
- a CDS encoding protein-S-isoprenylcysteine O-methyltransferase, with product MTVASVGEIIWVLGIVAWYFIRRPYERRAKRVRVVSNRRSRSETVGLAAALFGLAFVPGFYVATGKPEAADYPAHAWAVAVGALIFATAMWVFRRTHKELGRNWSISLEIRDKHELICRGPYALVRHPMYTSFLLMGVGQAFLLSNWVAGLAGVVGFAVLFFLRVDKEERMMLEIFGPQYRDYMDRTKRIIPYLY from the coding sequence ATAACGGTCGCTTCCGTCGGCGAAATCATCTGGGTGCTCGGCATCGTCGCCTGGTACTTCATCCGGCGTCCGTATGAACGTCGCGCCAAGCGCGTGCGGGTCGTCAGCAACCGCCGCTCGCGTTCCGAGACCGTCGGGCTTGCGGCGGCGCTGTTCGGCCTTGCGTTCGTTCCCGGCTTTTACGTCGCGACCGGCAAGCCGGAGGCGGCCGACTATCCGGCGCACGCATGGGCGGTCGCCGTCGGCGCCTTGATCTTTGCCACGGCGATGTGGGTCTTCCGCCGAACCCATAAGGAACTTGGTCGCAACTGGTCCATTTCGCTGGAGATTCGCGACAAGCACGAACTGATTTGCCGCGGACCCTATGCCCTCGTCCGTCACCCGATGTACACCTCCTTCCTGCTCATGGGCGTCGGCCAGGCCTTCCTGCTGTCGAACTGGGTGGCTGGCCTCGCGGGTGTAGTGGGCTTTGCCGTCCTCTTTTTCCTCAGAGTGGACAAGGAGGAGCGCATGATGCTGGAAATATTCGGCCCGCAGTACCGCGACTATATGGACAGGACCAAGCGAATTATCCCCTATCTTTACTAG
- a CDS encoding acylphosphatase, which translates to MAEDRRAALVRITGRVQGVAFRVWTRDEAARLGLAGWVRNEHDGSVTALIAGPEAAISMMLSRFWKGPPAARVSNVESEDASSVHAPVGFQITD; encoded by the coding sequence ATGGCGGAGGATCGCAGAGCGGCTCTGGTCCGGATCACTGGAAGGGTGCAGGGCGTCGCCTTCCGCGTCTGGACCCGCGACGAAGCGGCACGGCTTGGCCTGGCGGGCTGGGTCCGCAACGAACACGACGGCTCCGTCACCGCCCTGATTGCTGGACCCGAGGCGGCGATTTCGATGATGCTGAGCCGGTTCTGGAAAGGCCCGCCCGCCGCACGGGTGTCAAACGTCGAGAGCGAAGATGCGTCGTCCGTGCATGCGCCCGTGGGGTTTCAAATCACCGATTGA
- a CDS encoding RNA polymerase sigma factor yields the protein MPIADAVPTRKRETSPQDIEAFRVIMQTHNRKLYRIARSIVQNNSDAEDVLQEAYVRAFTHFSEFRGDSAISTWLSRIVINEALGRLRQGRRRKRLTEDMMQTHQAEIIAFPRNADTDNPEKTMAQRQILDLVEKATDQLPDIYRAVFVTRVIEGLSNEETADLLALRPETVRTRLFRARHLIKEQLERQIGPLLLDAFPFAGKRCERLTEAVLARISQQEPEGGDR from the coding sequence ATGCCCATTGCTGACGCAGTCCCCACCCGAAAACGCGAGACCTCGCCGCAAGACATCGAAGCGTTCCGCGTGATCATGCAGACGCATAATCGCAAGCTCTATCGCATTGCGCGAAGCATCGTGCAGAACAACAGCGATGCGGAGGACGTTCTCCAGGAGGCCTATGTCCGCGCCTTCACGCATTTTTCCGAATTCCGCGGCGACTCGGCGATCAGCACGTGGCTCTCCCGCATCGTGATCAACGAGGCCTTGGGCCGGCTGCGCCAGGGGCGGCGCCGGAAGCGGCTTACCGAAGACATGATGCAAACCCATCAGGCGGAGATCATCGCCTTCCCGCGCAACGCAGACACCGATAATCCGGAAAAAACGATGGCACAGCGACAGATTCTCGACCTTGTCGAAAAGGCGACCGATCAGCTTCCGGATATCTACCGCGCCGTATTCGTCACGCGGGTGATCGAAGGGCTCAGCAACGAGGAGACTGCCGATCTTCTGGCGCTTCGGCCGGAAACCGTGCGAACGCGGCTCTTTCGCGCGCGACATCTCATCAAGGAGCAACTGGAGAGACAGATCGGTCCGCTGCTGCTCGACGCCTTCCCCTTCGCTGGCAAACGTTGCGAGCGTCTGACTGAGGCGGTGCTGGCCCGCATCTCGCAACAGGAACCGGAGGGCGGCGACAGGTAA
- a CDS encoding L,D-transpeptidase, whose product MDNDQITRRMLVLSGLALLTSGCSTTWQGMGVPVPSLFGDSSGIDPRYRRRHVRYEGYEAPGTIVVNTYERYLYAIEDGGWATRYGIGVGEEGLTMKGKAVVGRKAEWPSWTPTAAMIKRKPHLAQYAGGVSGGPHNPLGASALYLYRGGQDTMFRVHGTNEPWTIGHAVSNGCIRMTNDDIVDLYSRTPVGTQVLII is encoded by the coding sequence ATGGACAATGACCAAATTACGCGCCGGATGCTCGTTCTGAGCGGTCTGGCTCTGTTGACCTCTGGATGTAGTACAACCTGGCAAGGAATGGGGGTGCCCGTTCCATCCCTGTTCGGAGACTCCTCAGGCATCGATCCTCGTTACCGAAGACGGCATGTCCGCTACGAGGGATACGAAGCGCCCGGAACAATCGTCGTCAACACCTACGAGCGTTACCTCTACGCCATCGAAGACGGCGGCTGGGCGACGCGCTACGGGATTGGCGTCGGGGAAGAGGGCCTCACGATGAAAGGCAAGGCGGTCGTCGGCCGCAAGGCGGAATGGCCCTCCTGGACACCGACCGCAGCCATGATCAAGCGCAAGCCGCACCTGGCGCAATATGCAGGCGGCGTTTCCGGCGGGCCGCACAATCCGCTTGGTGCGTCGGCCCTTTATCTCTATCGGGGCGGACAAGACACCATGTTCCGCGTGCACGGAACGAACGAGCCGTGGACGATTGGCCACGCGGTTTCGAACGGTTGCATCCGCATGACGAACGACGATATCGTCGATCTCTACAGCCGCACGCCCGTAGGCACGCAGGTATTGATCATCTGA
- a CDS encoding DNA translocase FtsK encodes MRIPRTNFSTAVLYDANQADDFEAPHPGALSSAHAQTAGSSEHDHLFEAPEAPRRAAGQVADDTGYAGRAARLYGQGSAYAPAQVTASTRDPLPTLAEITGHAGDTTWESHFFLSPNVRFTRTPEREFMKRRAPAIEEGETEAEVAAEVAEPTVAAEENAGVTAAVEVAPANDVPAVEPETAKYSPSELLRVLMQQLPSWSSQADDTGAVEAALASAPAAAPQAPTAVVTPPASAQDVKLGDAFPEPPTITTSAVTESGAQPDARLAYLSDHAFFEFMQPEVAIPSAAAVAAPSVIAVATLPVVAVETTPIRPVKIPALPTAAITSLFRVVECRRPAPAADLPASAPTPDVIDRPPVEEPAPAAATAVVPESVAPAEPIVFAAAPVKVSEAPVAKAMVTMPAVVQRSSPSLPLIGAIEPVQTGDAYEFPSEELLQEPPEGRGFFMTQEQLEQNAGLLESVLEDFGVKGEIIHVRPGPVVTLYEFEPAPGVKSSRVINLADDIARSMSALSARVAVVPGRNVIGIELPNATRETVYFRELIESADFRKTGYKLALCLGKTIGGEPVIAELAKMPHLLVAGTTGSGKSVAINTMILSLLYRLKPEECRLIMVDPKMLELSVYDGIPHLLTPVVTDPKKAVMALKWAVREMEDRYRKMSRLGVRNIDGYNQRAAAAREKGEPILATVQTGFEKGTGEPLFEQQEMDLAPMPYIVVIVDEMADLMMVAGKEIEGAIQRLAQMARAAGIHLIMATQRPSVDVITGTIKANFPTRISFQVTSKIDSRTILGEQGAEQLLGQGDMLHMAGGGRIARVHGPFVSDVEVEHVVAHLKTQGRPEYLDTVTADEEEEEAEEDQGAVFDKSAIASEDGNELYDQAVKVVLRDKKCSTSYIQRRLGIGYNRAASLVERMEKEGLVGPANHVGKREIIYGQRDHSGAPESDDVE; translated from the coding sequence ATGCGTATTCCCCGGACAAATTTCTCGACGGCAGTTTTGTATGATGCAAACCAGGCGGACGATTTCGAGGCTCCCCATCCGGGTGCTTTGAGCAGCGCTCACGCCCAGACGGCAGGGTCCAGCGAACACGACCATCTGTTCGAGGCGCCGGAAGCGCCGCGGCGGGCTGCCGGCCAGGTAGCTGACGACACAGGCTATGCCGGGCGCGCGGCGCGGCTCTATGGGCAGGGCTCGGCCTATGCTCCGGCGCAAGTGACTGCCTCCACGCGAGACCCGCTTCCGACGCTTGCCGAAATCACCGGCCATGCCGGCGATACGACCTGGGAGAGCCATTTCTTCCTGTCGCCCAACGTCCGCTTCACCCGCACGCCCGAGCGCGAATTCATGAAGCGCCGCGCGCCGGCGATCGAGGAAGGCGAAACGGAAGCAGAGGTGGCGGCCGAGGTTGCCGAGCCAACTGTCGCGGCCGAGGAGAATGCCGGAGTGACGGCGGCGGTCGAAGTGGCACCGGCGAATGATGTGCCGGCCGTTGAGCCGGAAACGGCCAAATACAGTCCATCCGAACTCCTGCGCGTCCTGATGCAGCAGCTTCCCTCTTGGAGTTCCCAAGCTGACGATACCGGTGCGGTCGAGGCAGCGTTGGCTTCGGCACCGGCCGCAGCGCCGCAAGCCCCGACAGCGGTGGTCACGCCACCGGCATCCGCACAAGACGTGAAGCTTGGGGATGCGTTCCCGGAGCCCCCGACGATCACCACCTCTGCGGTCACGGAGAGCGGCGCTCAGCCCGATGCGCGCCTGGCCTATCTTTCCGATCATGCCTTCTTCGAATTCATGCAGCCCGAGGTCGCGATCCCTTCAGCCGCTGCGGTCGCTGCGCCATCGGTCATTGCAGTGGCAACCTTGCCTGTGGTCGCGGTAGAAACGACGCCTATCCGGCCGGTGAAAATCCCCGCACTGCCGACGGCTGCAATCACATCGCTGTTCCGGGTCGTCGAATGCCGGCGTCCAGCACCGGCCGCCGACTTGCCTGCTTCCGCTCCGACGCCTGACGTGATCGACCGGCCGCCGGTGGAGGAACCCGCTCCGGCGGCAGCCACAGCGGTCGTGCCTGAATCCGTAGCGCCCGCCGAGCCGATCGTGTTCGCCGCGGCGCCCGTGAAGGTTTCCGAAGCGCCGGTGGCGAAAGCAATGGTCACCATGCCGGCCGTCGTGCAGCGCTCCTCGCCGTCGCTGCCGTTGATCGGAGCGATCGAGCCGGTCCAGACCGGCGACGCATACGAGTTTCCGTCCGAAGAACTCCTGCAGGAGCCGCCGGAAGGACGCGGCTTCTTCATGACGCAGGAGCAACTCGAGCAGAATGCCGGGCTGCTCGAAAGCGTGCTCGAAGATTTCGGCGTCAAGGGCGAGATCATCCACGTGCGGCCAGGCCCTGTCGTCACGCTCTACGAATTCGAGCCGGCGCCGGGTGTCAAATCCTCCCGCGTGATCAACCTCGCCGACGATATCGCCCGCTCGATGTCGGCGCTCTCGGCGCGCGTCGCGGTGGTACCAGGCCGCAACGTCATCGGCATAGAGCTGCCGAATGCCACGCGCGAGACGGTCTACTTCCGCGAACTGATCGAGTCCGCTGATTTCCGCAAGACCGGCTACAAGCTGGCACTTTGCCTCGGCAAGACCATCGGCGGCGAACCGGTGATCGCCGAGCTTGCCAAGATGCCGCATCTGCTCGTCGCCGGCACAACCGGTTCGGGCAAGTCGGTGGCGATCAACACGATGATCCTGTCTTTGCTCTATCGGCTGAAGCCGGAGGAATGCCGGCTGATCATGGTCGATCCGAAGATGCTGGAACTCTCCGTCTACGACGGAATTCCACACCTTTTGACGCCCGTCGTGACCGATCCGAAGAAGGCCGTGATGGCGCTCAAATGGGCGGTGCGCGAGATGGAGGACCGTTATCGCAAGATGTCGCGCCTCGGTGTGCGCAACATCGACGGCTACAACCAGCGGGCGGCGGCGGCTCGCGAGAAGGGCGAACCGATCCTCGCAACGGTCCAGACCGGCTTTGAGAAGGGGACCGGCGAGCCGCTTTTCGAACAGCAGGAAATGGATCTGGCGCCGATGCCTTATATCGTCGTCATCGTCGACGAGATGGCCGACCTGATGATGGTCGCCGGCAAGGAGATTGAAGGCGCGATCCAGCGGCTGGCGCAGATGGCGCGCGCCGCCGGCATCCACCTGATCATGGCGACACAGCGCCCGTCGGTCGACGTCATCACCGGCACGATCAAGGCGAACTTCCCGACGCGCATTTCCTTCCAGGTTACGTCGAAGATCGACAGTCGCACGATCCTCGGCGAGCAGGGCGCCGAGCAGTTGCTCGGCCAGGGTGACATGCTGCACATGGCCGGCGGCGGCCGCATCGCCCGCGTCCACGGGCCTTTCGTCTCCGATGTCGAGGTCGAGCATGTCGTGGCGCACCTGAAGACGCAGGGGCGCCCGGAATATCTCGATACCGTGACTGCGGACGAAGAGGAAGAGGAGGCCGAAGAGGATCAGGGCGCCGTGTTCGACAAGAGCGCGATCGCGTCGGAAGACGGTAACGAGCTCTACGACCAGGCGGTCAAGGTGGTACTGCGCGACAAGAAGTGCTCGACGTCCTACATCCAGCGCCGCCTCGGCATCGGCTACAACCGCGCCGCTTCGCTCGTCGAGCGCATGGAGAAGGAGGGTCTTGTCGGCCCGGCCAACCATGTCGGCAAGCGCGAGATCATCTACGGCCAGCGCGACCACTCCGGCGCGCCAGAGAGCGACGATGTGGAGTGA
- a CDS encoding cupredoxin domain-containing protein has product MNAAANPLGWAFLALSLGTAAIAVPAQAGTIEVTIDRLTYAPAEVEAKVGDEVEWINKDALVHTATMKGGTEVLVPAKKSGRLLMSEPGSFDYICRYHPNMKGHITVRP; this is encoded by the coding sequence ATGAACGCGGCAGCGAACCCGCTGGGATGGGCTTTTCTCGCCCTGTCGTTGGGAACGGCGGCCATCGCCGTTCCCGCGCAGGCTGGAACCATCGAGGTGACGATCGACCGCCTCACTTACGCGCCCGCAGAGGTCGAGGCGAAGGTGGGTGATGAAGTCGAGTGGATCAACAAGGATGCGCTCGTCCACACCGCCACCATGAAGGGAGGTACGGAGGTGCTCGTGCCGGCGAAGAAATCAGGTCGCCTTCTGATGAGTGAGCCTGGCAGCTTCGACTATATCTGCCGTTATCACCCCAATATGAAGGGCCACATCACCGTTCGTCCTTGA
- a CDS encoding DoxX family protein: MSDNLALQSVLAFIGRLLLVAIFLSSGFEKLADPAGTIEYIRAANLPLPSVAFAIALVVELVGSVLLLVGYQARLAALALALFTVASALGFHTNFADQNQMIHFMKNLAITGGFLQIVAFGAGAFSLDRRAGRV; this comes from the coding sequence ATGAGCGACAACCTTGCACTTCAGAGCGTCCTGGCCTTCATCGGTCGTCTGCTTCTCGTTGCCATTTTCCTCTCGTCCGGCTTTGAAAAATTGGCGGATCCCGCAGGAACGATCGAGTATATAAGGGCGGCCAATCTGCCCCTGCCCTCGGTAGCCTTTGCCATCGCTCTCGTCGTGGAACTCGTTGGCAGCGTCCTTCTTCTCGTCGGCTATCAGGCCCGCTTGGCGGCACTCGCCCTGGCGCTCTTCACCGTGGCATCGGCACTCGGATTTCACACCAATTTCGCAGACCAAAACCAGATGATCCACTTCATGAAGAATCTCGCCATCACGGGCGGGTTCCTACAGATCGTCGCCTTCGGAGCGGGTGCTTTCAGTCTGGATCGACGCGCAGGCCGCGTCTGA
- a CDS encoding SDR family NAD(P)-dependent oxidoreductase, producing the protein MMSSPEFRPAVVVVGASRGIGKAIAEAAAKDGATVVLVARSAEGLQLAAASIRKAGGEAFTLALDLTAGDAATRLEDFLSNEGLTCDVLVNSAGYGLRGGAATLPLDEQMGMVDLNIRVLTELTLRFLPGMVARGRGGIINLGSVASFTPGPFMALYYASKGFVRSFSEALHQEVRPAGVTVTCVAPGPVSTEFLEKSGANRAALFKILPKVDSEYVAERAWRGFKAGRRLVIPGISARLAILLAGLLPSAALLPLIGRLQLRGNDPCPCGSGKTFKTCCRAGRSQRLASPATKA; encoded by the coding sequence ATGATGTCGAGCCCGGAGTTCCGGCCGGCCGTCGTCGTGGTCGGCGCCTCGCGCGGCATCGGCAAGGCGATCGCCGAGGCTGCAGCAAAGGACGGCGCCACCGTCGTTCTGGTCGCGCGTTCCGCAGAAGGTCTGCAACTGGCCGCGGCTTCCATACGGAAGGCGGGTGGCGAGGCATTCACACTGGCTCTGGATCTCACGGCCGGCGATGCGGCGACGCGTCTCGAAGATTTCTTGTCCAATGAGGGGCTGACATGCGACGTGCTCGTCAACAGCGCCGGTTACGGACTGCGTGGCGGCGCTGCGACACTGCCGCTCGACGAGCAAATGGGGATGGTCGACCTCAATATCCGCGTCTTGACCGAGCTCACGCTCCGTTTCCTGCCGGGAATGGTCGCGCGCGGCAGGGGCGGGATCATCAATCTCGGTTCCGTCGCGAGCTTCACGCCCGGACCCTTCATGGCCTTGTACTATGCGAGCAAGGGTTTTGTCCGTTCCTTTTCGGAGGCGCTGCATCAGGAGGTGCGCCCAGCCGGCGTGACTGTCACCTGCGTCGCCCCCGGGCCGGTATCGACGGAGTTCCTCGAAAAATCGGGGGCCAACAGGGCAGCGCTGTTCAAGATCCTGCCCAAAGTGGATTCGGAATACGTGGCCGAACGCGCCTGGCGCGGATTCAAGGCGGGCCGACGTCTCGTAATTCCAGGCATCTCCGCCCGGCTGGCGATCCTGCTCGCCGGACTCTTGCCTTCTGCAGCCCTCCTGCCCCTGATCGGCCGCCTGCAGCTGCGCGGCAATGATCCCTGCCCTTGCGGTTCAGGCAAGACGTTCAAGACCTGCTGTCGCGCCGGTCGATCGCAACGGCTTGCCTCGCCCGCAACGAAGGCCTGA
- a CDS encoding CopG family ribbon-helix-helix protein, producing the protein METKVFTAHVPLPLAEKVDQIAARLERSRGWIVKQALTAWIDQEEERRRLTLEALADVDGGQVIDHQSVQAWADSLGSDKPLPLPL; encoded by the coding sequence ATGGAAACGAAGGTGTTTACAGCCCATGTACCGCTGCCGCTCGCCGAAAAGGTCGATCAAATCGCGGCACGGCTTGAGCGTTCGCGCGGTTGGATCGTCAAGCAAGCACTGACTGCTTGGATTGACCAGGAAGAGGAGCGCCGGCGCTTGACGCTGGAAGCGCTCGCCGACGTCGACGGTGGGCAGGTCATCGACCACCAGTCTGTGCAGGCTTGGGCCGATAGCCTCGGTAGCGACAAGCCGCTGCCGCTACCATTGTGA
- a CDS encoding ABC transporter, whose product MSRILIVMIALFSVASLSACGTIGKGKGKAPPPAAPVEQAPVYK is encoded by the coding sequence ATGAGCAGAATTCTAATCGTGATGATTGCGTTGTTTTCGGTCGCCAGCCTGAGCGCTTGCGGGACGATTGGCAAAGGCAAGGGGAAGGCCCCGCCGCCGGCAGCGCCGGTTGAACAGGCGCCAGTCTATAAGTAA
- a CDS encoding type II toxin-antitoxin system RelE/ParE family toxin — protein sequence MKLEWTTKAVSDLGRLYDFLAPVNRQAAARTVQALVTAPTRLLGQPRMGERLEEFDPREVRRILVGHYEMRYEIAHSTIYVLRLWRTREDR from the coding sequence ATGAAGCTCGAGTGGACGACCAAGGCGGTTTCTGATCTAGGGCGCCTCTATGATTTCCTTGCGCCGGTCAATCGGCAAGCAGCTGCCCGCACAGTGCAAGCGCTGGTAACGGCCCCAACGCGTCTGCTCGGGCAGCCGCGTATGGGCGAAAGGTTGGAAGAGTTCGATCCCCGTGAGGTTCGCCGTATTCTCGTTGGCCATTACGAAATGCGTTACGAGATCGCCCACTCGACGATCTACGTGCTGAGGCTTTGGCGTACACGTGAGGATCGCTAG
- a CDS encoding acyltransferase family protein, which yields MADYDPRKIRIDCLDGLRGVASLWVMIGHALLLTGWRLPILSEPDLGVDLFIMLSGFLMVFHYQLRAAKEPWELTSTWGSFWIRRFLRIAPLYYVLLAVAFALGAWLFESRMIIDAFLGRTPQAPYRYLDNGLTNGLMHASFLFGLSPDYAYRTPLPDWSIGLEMQFYAVFPFIMLLLKKGGWLKGALFTALVAVAIVSTAGVLGVRFPMPAFLPLKMHIFLCGMLLALGLHAGRSKALLHGGAAVALALLPIGGDMTMTKMLMRVMLVAVFFALLYHRLIDNVVGIRLRALSSSLGNGFFHWLGELSFGAYLWHLIFLQPIAAYFIAAFGDTITAPMRFAVVTAILVPLVYAAACMTFLAVERPGQRLAKRVIGRRKPQPVSA from the coding sequence ATGGCTGACTATGATCCCCGCAAAATCCGAATCGATTGCCTGGATGGACTTCGAGGCGTGGCATCGCTCTGGGTGATGATTGGCCATGCGCTGTTGCTGACGGGTTGGCGCTTGCCGATCCTGTCGGAACCCGATCTCGGTGTCGACCTCTTCATCATGCTTTCCGGGTTCCTGATGGTGTTTCACTATCAGCTTCGGGCCGCCAAAGAGCCGTGGGAACTGACCTCGACCTGGGGAAGCTTCTGGATCCGGCGTTTTCTGAGAATTGCGCCGCTCTACTATGTTCTTCTCGCCGTTGCCTTCGCGCTCGGCGCCTGGCTGTTCGAATCGAGAATGATCATCGACGCCTTCCTCGGAAGAACGCCGCAGGCACCCTACCGCTATCTCGACAACGGATTAACCAACGGGCTGATGCACGCGAGCTTCCTTTTCGGCCTCTCTCCCGACTACGCCTACCGGACACCACTCCCGGACTGGAGCATAGGGCTCGAAATGCAGTTCTATGCCGTCTTTCCGTTCATCATGCTCCTGCTCAAGAAAGGCGGCTGGCTGAAGGGCGCGCTCTTTACAGCCCTTGTTGCCGTCGCGATCGTGTCGACGGCCGGCGTGCTGGGAGTCCGCTTTCCGATGCCGGCGTTCCTGCCGTTGAAGATGCATATCTTTCTTTGCGGAATGCTGTTGGCGCTCGGCCTTCACGCGGGCAGGTCGAAGGCTCTCCTCCACGGCGGGGCCGCCGTGGCGCTGGCGCTTCTGCCGATCGGCGGCGATATGACAATGACGAAAATGCTGATGCGCGTCATGCTCGTCGCCGTCTTCTTCGCGCTGCTCTATCATCGCCTGATCGACAACGTAGTGGGCATCAGGCTCCGCGCGCTTTCTTCGTCGCTCGGCAACGGGTTCTTTCACTGGCTCGGCGAACTTTCGTTCGGGGCCTATCTCTGGCACCTTATCTTCCTGCAGCCGATTGCAGCCTATTTCATTGCCGCTTTCGGCGACACGATCACGGCGCCCATGCGCTTCGCCGTGGTTACTGCCATTCTCGTGCCATTGGTTTACGCGGCCGCCTGCATGACTTTCCTCGCAGTCGAAAGACCTGGTCAGCGGCTCGCCAAACGTGTGATCGGGAGACGAAAACCTCAGCCGGTCAGTGCCTGA
- a CDS encoding SDR family NAD(P)-dependent oxidoreductase encodes MKLGFEGKVAVVTGAGSGIGAAVSLQLAGEGAEVVVADLDADAARRITAEIRSQGGKAHDFVVDVADAEAVDKLVKFAVEKCGGLHLAVNNAGIDGIRKTTADYPLDEWHKVMNVNLNGVFYCMKHEIAAMLAHGGGAIVNMSSILGSVGLPTAAAYTAAKHGVVGLTKVAAMEYARMGIRINAVGPGWIETPLLSEHADIASTRRMMSLQPMGRRGKPEEVASLVCFLLSEQASFITGSVHLVDGAYSAH; translated from the coding sequence ATGAAACTTGGCTTCGAGGGGAAGGTTGCGGTCGTAACCGGTGCGGGTTCCGGTATTGGCGCGGCGGTTTCCCTGCAACTCGCTGGCGAGGGTGCAGAGGTCGTCGTTGCCGACCTGGACGCTGACGCCGCGCGCCGAATCACTGCCGAGATTCGGTCGCAAGGCGGCAAGGCCCACGACTTCGTCGTCGACGTGGCCGATGCAGAAGCTGTGGATAAGTTGGTGAAGTTCGCGGTCGAGAAATGCGGTGGCCTGCATCTGGCGGTCAACAACGCCGGCATCGACGGCATCCGCAAGACGACCGCCGACTATCCGCTCGATGAGTGGCACAAGGTGATGAACGTCAACCTGAACGGCGTCTTTTACTGCATGAAGCACGAGATCGCTGCCATGCTCGCGCACGGCGGTGGCGCGATCGTCAACATGTCGTCCATTCTCGGCTCGGTCGGCCTGCCGACCGCGGCCGCCTATACCGCAGCAAAGCACGGGGTTGTCGGGCTGACGAAGGTCGCTGCGATGGAATATGCCCGGATGGGCATCCGCATCAATGCCGTCGGGCCCGGTTGGATCGAAACGCCGCTCCTGTCGGAGCATGCCGACATCGCGAGTACCCGGCGTATGATGTCGCTGCAGCCGATGGGACGGCGCGGCAAGCCGGAAGAGGTGGCGTCCCTCGTGTGCTTCCTCTTGTCCGAGCAGGCGAGCTTCATCACCGGAAGCGTTCATCTCGTGGACGGCGCCTATTCGGCTCACTGA